A stretch of DNA from Microlunatus sp. Gsoil 973:
ATCCCGAACTCGCCCACGGCGTGATGGAGATGTTCGCCGGCGACGACATCGACGTGATGCACGCCGACTGGGCGTCCCTGGCCGAGCACGCACCGTTCTCACTGATCTTCATCGACGCCGAGAGCGCCAGGCATTCTCCGCGGGAGGAGATCGTCGACATGCTGGAGACCGGCGGGATGATCGTGATCGACGATTTCACGCCGAGTGCCGACTGGCCACCGATGGACTCGGGCCGGGTCGACCAACTCCGCCAGGAGTGGCTGGCCGACGAGCGTTTCACCAGCGCCGATGTGATGGTCGCCTCCGACACCTCGGTGCTGATCGCGGTCAAGCGCTAGCCCCCCACTCGGGATCAGGCCATCCGGGTGATCCCGGGTCAGTCGCCGGAGCCTCTCCGGTAGGCGGTCGGCGACATCTGGTAGCGGGTGCGGAAACGCCGCGACAGGTGGAATTCGTCGGAGAAGCCGATCCGCCGGGCGATCTCCCGACAGGTCAGATTGGTGGCTCGCAACAGGGTTGCGGCGACGTCGAGTCGCCGGTCGTTGCGGAAGGCGAGCGGTGAGCGGCCGAAGCGGTCCCGGAAGACCCGGCGGAAGCGGTCGTAGTCAAGATCGAGCCGGGCAGCCACCTCGCGCATCGTCAGCTGCCGGTGCAGATCCTCGCTGAGCATGGAGGCCGCCTCGTCGCAACGCGCCGTCTCGTCGTCGACCGCCGGGGCAAGTGCGTCCGCGAGCCAACCGGCCAGCGCCCAGATCTGCTGTTCGGCGCCCGAACGCGGCGGGGCGCGGCGCAACAACAGCACCAGGTCGGCCGTCCGTACCCCCTGGCCAGCGGTCGGGGACCCGACCAGGTCAGGCGCCCCGACTGCCGGATCAGGTCGAACACCGGCCCTTCCACGACGGCGAACCACTCGCTCCAGCGGCGTCCCGGGTGAGTGCCGTACCAATGCGGCTCCCCGGGAAGGACCACCGTCAGGGACGGACCGACGATGGATTCGGTCCGCAGGTCGGCGTGCCGGTAGTAGCCCTCCCCCTCGGTGACCAGCGAGATGACGGTGCCGGACAGGGAATGCAGTGGGCCGGGCACCAGCGGTTCGGCGTCGCTGACCTCACCGGCCAACAACACCCTGCCGAACGGAGTCGGGTCCTGGTCGGACATGGTGATCCGCTGGTATCCGCCCGGCATGGCGACACGATACTGCGCAAATAGGACCGCGTCGCCAGAACATTCATGGACCAGCCACGCTGAGCATTCCTTGGCCCGGCCCGCGTCTGCCAAGGTGATCATCATGACCCGAACAGACGATCCCGGGGCCGAACTCGTCACCGACGACCTGGTCGCCCAGTACCGCGACGAGGGCTATTTCATCCTTGAGAAGGTGATCGGCGCCGACGATCTTGACCTGTTGCGGAGTGCGGCACAGTACTCCATCGACCGTCTCGACGCTGCGATGGACGCCGCGGGCGTCGACCGGCTGGGCATCAACGCCAAGGGCAAGCGCTACTTCAGCAACATGATCTACCAGCAGCGCCCCGAGCTGCGGCACTTCATCTTCGGTCCGATCATGGAGGACATCTGCCGTCGGGTGCTCGGTGAGAACGCCTACCTCTTCTGGGAGCAGTACGTGATCAAGGCGGGCGATCCCGACACCACGTTCGCCTGGCACCAGGACTCCGGCTACGTCCACGAGAACCACACGCCGTACCTGACCTGTTGGATCGCCCTGGACGACGTCACCGAGGAGAACGGATCGGTCTACCTGCTGCCCTACAGCAGGTCCGGGATCCGCTCCTACATCAAGCATGTCCCGATCGGGACCGGTGACCAGGTCTGCTACTTCGGCTCTGATCCGGGAATGCCAGTGATCGTCCCGGCCGGGTCGATCGTGTGTTTTTCGAGCACGGTCATCCACCGCAGTGGCGCGAACCTGACCGATCGGCTCCGTCGGGTCTATCTGTTGCAGTACTCCCCCGAGGTGATCATGAACGCCGAGGGCACCCAGCCGCACGGATCCTTCGAGCCGTTCCTGGTCGATGGACGGCTGGCCGCCGACCCCGCGTGAGCTCTCCTGGGCCGGAGGAGACATTGCCGGCACGCTCGGGAGGCTCGTCAGCAGGTCGTGGGTGATGTAGAGGATCCCAACACCACGTCGTGCACCAACTGGTTGAACAGCTCGAGTACCTCGGCGCGGATCGACACATCGAGGCTCGAGATCGGCTCATCGGCGACGATCAGCTCCGGCTCGATCGTGCCGGCGCCCGGATCGCGCGAAGGCCCTGCCGGCGGGATGACGTGGAGG
This window harbors:
- a CDS encoding O-methyltransferase — its product is MSAPPDLPEIVTRALRMSLQHGYVMTSRTETGRLLATLAATRSGTMAECGTGCGVGAAWLRTGAPKATRVLTAELDPELAHGVMEMFAGDDIDVMHADWASLAEHAPFSLIFIDAESARHSPREEIVDMLETGGMIVIDDFTPSADWPPMDSGRVDQLRQEWLADERFTSADVMVASDTSVLIAVKR
- a CDS encoding helix-turn-helix domain-containing protein — protein: MLLLRRAPPRSGAEQQIWALAGWLADALAPAVDDETARCDEAASMLSEDLHRQLTMREVAARLDLDYDRFRRVFRDRFGRSPLAFRNDRRLDVAATLLRATNLTCREIARRIGFSDEFHLSRRFRTRYQMSPTAYRRGSGD
- a CDS encoding phytanoyl-CoA dioxygenase family protein, whose translation is MTRTDDPGAELVTDDLVAQYRDEGYFILEKVIGADDLDLLRSAAQYSIDRLDAAMDAAGVDRLGINAKGKRYFSNMIYQQRPELRHFIFGPIMEDICRRVLGENAYLFWEQYVIKAGDPDTTFAWHQDSGYVHENHTPYLTCWIALDDVTEENGSVYLLPYSRSGIRSYIKHVPIGTGDQVCYFGSDPGMPVIVPAGSIVCFSSTVIHRSGANLTDRLRRVYLLQYSPEVIMNAEGTQPHGSFEPFLVDGRLAADPA